The Porites lutea chromosome 7, jaPorLute2.1, whole genome shotgun sequence genome includes the window gaACACCtatttctcacttagggcaaaaagTTGGCTTAGGGGATGGGTAGGTGGGAAGTGTCCCTCAGAAAAGTATAATGACCATTTCCTTCTTGCATACTATTTAGAATTTGACTGAACTGGCTGGATAGATTTGATTACAagtgttatactactacatgagaaattactgcaatttgattggcttagagcagtggtatttcagcttaatttgaaatacctacgtgtgaaaattacaaaccttttgcgggtagtagtataagcaaataatagcatgatttgtacgtgatatttggcataaataccactcgtgatatttcaaaattgtctcaaatttcactcgcctaacggctcgtgaaattacgtataacaattttgaaatatcactcgtggtatttatgcgaaatatcactactaatcatgctattacctatacaaattcgTATTACGACGGGAATGTTCTAGCCGGTCAGTTCGGAAGcggaatggaaagcgccctaagttaATAAGCACCCTTCCGTTTACGCCGAAGTGTTAAAAAGGCGTTTGGGTATCAAAGAAGATACTCACTACACTCAATAGAGcgtattcacatgacgtcatggcggccatattggtgttccaaaacaatgaaacggcggccattttggtgtacCAAGACAACCCTGTGGGAAtttaactcttttcttatgtaaaaactttctctTGCTCGtataaattagcatagatgcATGCCACGTGAGTGAATACGCTCTGTAATCTGTTCATTTTGTCCTTCGGCAGCATAATTAAAAAGCATAAAACTATTCTAGTGAAgccttaaactgctgtttaaaaaaagtaaacagcAGAAcggttttatatatttttttcactggACTCATCTTTCCACGATCCTGGGCAATGATGAAACAATGCTGGGTGCCCTTAAATAAGTTTATTTCTGTTTCATTAACTCATTGTATACATTAACTGTAACTAGGGACCTAAAACTGATTAACTTGGAACTAATATACTTCCCCCCGAGATGGATAgccttctttaatttttctAACCTAGCAGGCTATTTTTTTGATATTCCTTTGATGTCTAAGATTTTAGCGTTATGGAGCACAGCGCCCATTTTCCAATCCAGATCAAACCCGTTCAGTGAATTAGCGATCCTGATTTTCTTCCCAGGTTTCAGCCTGTAGCCTTCGGTTAACAACTCGTAAATATAGTTGGCACCAAAACACTGGCTTTTGCTATAAGGGCTCTCGTTTATCTCATCGtaatttttgccacaaaaagATTTCAAGTGCCTCTTGATTTTCTTTGGGTTGACGAAATTGTTTTGGCAATCAGAACAAACAGCGTTTATGTCTGTTAAAACATAATATAACGCTGAAAATCCATAGAATTTGCCTCTTAATCTAGGTTGGTTAGAGAAAGGACACTTCTTCAAATCTAACGaacgacaaaaaaataaattacggATTATATCCTCACAGATCTCAACCTGAGCTGTGCCTTCAAAAACACGTGCCTGGCCATTAAATTCTAGTGATTCCTTGAAACCTTTGTTATGACAGGGACTTTTGACGGCacattcttcattttcagtacAATCACTTTTTTTGACAATGGATTCTAAATAGCGTTCCCTTGCCTCATCCTGGCCATAACCTAAATAACTACGAGCAAAAACATTATAGTTTTTTCCTGCCACTGAAATGGAAAACGTTTCAGggttctttttccttttcaaatcCCAAGTATTTTGGTGCGATGCCCCTCCCAAATCTAAACTACCATACGAGGCTTGATTTGTACCAAAAATGCCCGTCAAAAAATTAACAGTTATCCAAGAATAAATTCCTTCCGCCGTTCCAGAAATGATTCTAGCATCTACATCTTCTTGGAATAAAAATGGACATTTAGCCTTATCATGAAACAGTTTTCTAACTTCATCTAATATGGCGTTTGCTTGATCTGTAGGAACGAGCCTCATTCCAGCTGTAGCCAGCAAATATATTGGAGTTGACGATTGCTTGTCTTGTGGAATGGTCTTCTTGGCTGACTCCAATAGTGGCATCATGTAGGCTTCGACTTGAGAAGGGTCATCAGCAAGCTCTGAAATTCCAGGTTTTATTTTGCTAGTGGAAGGATCAAGCTCTTTCACGTCAGAGGGTTTTAAGGATGGTCCGCTGTCCAGGAACTGGTAGATTGACATACGGGTTCCACTTGAGCCTGCGTCAAACAGTATGACGTATTCAGTATGGCCAGTTTGATGTTGTGCTGTCACAGTGACATACAGGAGTGCAAAAACCAGACCAACCAGTATAAAATCTCTCATCCTGTTGTATAAcctgcaaaaaatatatatctgaTTTTGAATTTGGTGCCGTAAAGTTATACAAACGCCGACCTTTCGAGTGGTAACCTGTCGTCAGAGCctcggggggagggggagggaggttGCTTATGCATGGGAAGTTTGGATAGGGGCATGACGTTAAAGCCTTCAAGACCCTGAGCCTGTCTGAGACAAAACCATTCATTTCGCTAAGTGGTTTAAGACAAGAGATTATTTTTCATGACGATAAATCTTTTCATTTTCCGTCTGTCGCTACCGAAACCAGTCTTTAGAAAAGATACAACAAACTGACATTAGATAAGGTAGAAATACTGCCGTGCGCATACAATATACTACATTCTTGAAGCCATGAGCCAAAAAAAGCGCGCTAGACGCGTAACATACCTCGTTCTTGGAGCCATGAAGCGAAACAAACGGGCCTCTTATGAAATATACTTTTTCTGGAAACAGTGGGACAAAACAAGCGTGCTAATCATATAACAACAGGGCAAAATAATTGCGCTACAAATGCAATGTACCTATTGTACCAAATTGTTGAAGGAATGAGGCGAAACAAGCGCGCTACGCAGTCATGTAACATACCTTGTTCTTGAAGTGATGAGGCAAAACAAGTGCGCTACATATGTAATATACCTAATATACTTCTTTCGTGAAGCCATGAGGCAAAACAAGCGCGCCACACACATAACATGCCTCGTTCTTGAAACCATGAGGCAAATAAATAGCGCCACACTTGTGAGTTACATTTCTCTTTAGGTGGCGAGGTGAAACAATTGTTGAGCTCCTTGCTCGTGTAATATAACTCGTTCTTGCAGTCACTCTGAGGTAAAACAACCGCGCTACACTTATACTGACCTTTTAATATCAGTCGGAAAAATCAGGTAGACTCACGCTCGCGTCTTTGAGCCGTGACCCGAAAAGCTGCTAAAAAAGCGCCTTTTTGGTTTTTTTCGTCATTTTTCTCAACGTTTTTTCATCCTTGTTTTGCAGCACACTTGAAAATTCTTGATTTTATCAAACAGACTATCCAGTCATCCAGCACTGCTTCAAAATTAAAGCTTTTAGTATCCGCAATGAGAATCCTTTTAAAGCAGGCACTCTTTCGTACGCCATCTTTATTATCATTTACACTGGCAcaaatgatatggaaatgacACAAAAGCCTGCGAGTAGACGTCtcctattttctttgttgtgcgtccaaaaaaggaaatgagACACGTATGCACGTAGACAAAACAGCCTACACTGTCATCTTGTACGAATGAGGAATGCACAGCTCAAGTGATGATTGAATTTGCTGTACAGAAATCAGAAATATCCTTCTTCGAAAGCACTGATCTCTCAATTAGCACGAAACGATGACAAAGTTTCTCTTTGCTCACAGATTTATAAGAAACTAAGCTCACTAATTTTTACtggtaaacaaaaataatatcaCTCAAGACCTCTTTGACACCAAGCACATATCCAAAGGATAAAGATTGGCCCCTAGAATCGGATCTGAAAGACTatatcaaacaaaatgattatATTGAGCCTTGAAAAacacatcatttttttttcaaacaacgCGATGTTTCATTATATAGCCTTTTCCCATCGTAGCAACGCAAAATGGGGGTCAAAgttaaaaatgaagaaaaagaaaaaaagtggaaGAGCGGGAGAGGAGGAAGGGGAGGGAGGAGAAGATTCTTTCGCCCTCTCGCTACCCCCACGTCTGGAACGCTCTAATCAGGGTGATATTTTGTAACAGAACTTTGATCCCAATACATTCAGAAAAGTATGTTTTCTCATTGGGGTCTGCAATTCAACCGGAAGATTTTAACGCTACAACTGGAgtgccaaaaaaataataataataatcaaaaatAGTTTACGACGATTGTAAAGTCTTCCGCGGTGGATGACTTCCCTATCCCTTCAGACTGCACTGCACTGGTACTGCtattaaagttgttgttgttgcgtgTTTTGTCTACGGGTAAAAAAACGCATGAACTGTAGGAATTTTATAACGGATGGAAGTGAAGTAGTCTGTTTCAGGCTCTAAGATAGAAATGGAGAAATTTCGACACTCTTTTGTATTCacaggtttttcttttcagttaagCGTAACAGGCTTACTTACGTAACTTGCCGTGCATTAGTTAATcgagatgaaaaataaaaaatttgaataacaCCAGCTATATTATATAGCACGGACCAGAAAACCCCTTGGAGTAAATATGTAGTCATATCTACTGCTTAGATATGATAGAGAAGCCCACAGAGACACTGCACCGAGGTTTTGTTCGAGATTAAATACACGAgtacaaaatttcaaaccaaGTTAATTCAAGCAGTTCAAGTTTTACCCTTCTCTTAAAGTGGTGGTCAGCAACAAAACCAAATGAACGTTTTGGAAATAACTAAATGCTGACGGGAAATTCCGTTTTCTTCTTCCTATTCTTACCCGTCCTAACAAAAAGTCCCTAATTATTGCAAATCAAAATGCTCTCTGTAGAATCGTGTAAACTTAGTGATAAACCTCAAAGACCAGGAGGCCTCTTTAAAGGAAAGGAAACAAAGTGAAAGGTCAACAGGGCGCTTACCTTCGTGCCGTAATGTGTCACTTGCAATGGAGAGTTCTACTTCCGTTCAGAAACGACTCGCCTACTAAGTGATGAGGTTGTTTCAGAAACTTAGCCTTAAGAGAGTTTTTGGGACAGACCAGCCTCTTTAAAAAAGCTTTCCCCTCTGACACGTGGGTATTCACTGGTAATTACACTGCATAGGAAAGGGCAGTATTAAACAAAAGATTGTTTGGTCCATAAATTAGCTCGAGGTTAATGAGTCTTTCGCGCCAAGTTTTTGACACCTCTTTTAACCTCCTAATTTTAAaatgagaaagatgatttttcagtaAGTGACACAGGCCGCTGGAAGAATACGTCCTAACACTCCAAATAAGAGTTGAACCTATGACCTTTTTGGCCACTATTCCGGATTCTCTACCACTCAGCTACAAGAGACTTGTCGGGGAGCTAAGGTCACTAAGCTATTGTAGATTCACGCGACAAACATGTCGTGCATACTACAAGGACTAATAGTAATAGTAGTATATTCTTCTGAAAGTCCTTTTTTAGCCAAAAGCCCTTTATATTCATAAAAATACGATTGTGAGTAATAAGAGTACATCCAAACAAGACAGCAAAGGCAAAATATCGgcacaaaaagaaaagttaatTGATTCGGAGTTCACCCCCCGGAGGGAACTCCCACATAAAAGTGGCAGGGGTGCTCATCGTGTCGCTTAGGGGTATAAAATGTAGTTTCATGTTAAAGCCATGCCCACATTGGTCTCCATTAGGggttcaattttaattttccgacAAGTATCCCCGTCACATTAACATGGGAGTCCCTTTTAAGATCACAGAAGGGGTGTTTTCATGGAAACGTAATTTTTCGTTTGCTAATGTTCTTAAAGCATTGTAAGCCAGCCATATTTCAGCCATTTTTAACAGGTGTTTTCTAAAACATCCAccataattatttttgtgtCGTCTTTTGAATTCACATATAAACGCCTGTTACTATTTGAGAGACAATTTTGGctgtttattattatgattataatGGTTTTAAATTGGTTTACTTTCGGACGTGTACGTAACtcagaaaataaagttaaaacgAATTTTGCAAATGCGGGTCGATTTCTTACAGACAAACCTGTGAATAACAGTTTAACTTCACATTTCGTTTATCTTGTTCACACGTGCAAGCCTGCTAAGGTCAAAGACTCGAACCCTGGCCACACGAGGTACGTTGAAACACTACCGCGGCAACCTGTCCCCTTGAACAAATATGAGAAAATTTGATATTTTCAGGCAACAATGCTCTTTTCATGCCGCCTTTAATTAAAATAGGTAAGAATGAAAGTAAGTCAATGGAAAAGATCAGGACATAAGTACTTAAATTTAATATATGACCCTGAACTGAATTACACGTTGTTGCtattggaataaaagaaatggATGGTGTTTCAACAATAGATGAGACCCTCCCACCTTACTGGTAGATGTCATATTAGGACTAGTACATATCAGGAAAAGTTATAGAAAACTTTTAATTCGTGCTCTGTAGGGTCTTAAACATGCAGCTATAGACTACGCAGTTATATTCCTAGATGAAGCCTaaccaaaagaaacaaaagcaaaaaagcagacaatcaaacaaaacaaaaaacaaaaattctgtGTGAAGCATATGTTTTATATTGGATAGCCACCAGGGTAACCTACCTTATTGAAGAAATATGAGTAAATTAGATACTCTCAGGTACCAGGACTCTATTTACACAAAACctgtatatttttttgctgGATTTAACAACGACTTAACCTTTTATCGTAAGTTACCAGGATATCACATCTGTCTTAATTTTTAACCAGTATTTCTACTTTAACCTGCGTTTTAAACCACATTCATAGCACTGGCAAACGTTTCTCACTTAAACTAAAccaatttaaataacaaaagaggGAACATTTTGTGGTTTTAAGGAGCCTGTTGAGATGAATATATGTTGCAAGTTTTTCCAGTAACCAGGTACTGTATTTCCAAACGGCCCATTTCTGAGTTGTTCTTTGCCACGGCTTGCGAGAAAGAATATACTGGACTGGACTATGAAACAGTTGGTGGACGGAAATCTTGATATGCCGCCTGATATCACTCCATAAAGAACTGCAGTACGTTCTCGCCATAAATTTAAAAACGGACAGAATTGTGGTTAAATCGCTTGAAATACCCGTTCTTCTGTTGCTAACGCTTTTTGGAACACTTGAACTAAACTTAAAGtcttgtgaaaataaaaatatacattttttatttctaaatattttatagtttttaaattttttattcagatgTTAATTTTCACTAACCAAAAGTTTCAGCCTTTCAGTTGGGTAAATGACTAAGTTAGCGCCCTTTAAATAGGCGCTCTCCCTTTTCTCCAAAGTAAAAGGGGCGTTTGTTGAATGGCCTGCGAGCACTCTAGAGAAGTTGTTGAACAAAATTGAATCCGTTTTCCCACGATAATGGGAATGAAGAACAAATATATCAAATGATTAAACAATGTTGGTGCCCTTAGCAGATAAGTTTATTTCTGTTTCATCGACTCTTTTACATAAACTCAGTTTAGACACAGCACAGACAAAACGGaataaattaaaactaataCATTTCTCTACTGTCTGTGGACGTCCTTAGATTTTCTTTCCGGGaaagctattttttttattctagcGTTATGGAGCACAGTGCCCATTTTCCAATCCAGGTCAAACCCGTTCAGTGAATTAGCGAtcctgattttatttttaagattcAACCTGTAACCGGCGGTTAACAACTCATAAATATAGTTAGCACTAAAACACCTATCCCCGCTATAACGGTTCTTAAGCTTGTTTATCTCATCGTAAATTTCGCCACAAAATGATTTCAGATGTATGTCAATTTTCCCTGGGGTGACGAAATTGTTTTGGCAATCAGAACAAACAGCGTTTATGTCTGTTAAAGCATAATATAACGCTGAAAACTCATAGAATTTGCCTCTTAATTTGGGTTGGTTAGAGAAAGGACACTTCTTCAAATCTGGCGaacgacaaaaaaataaattacggATTATATCCTTACAGACCTCAACCTGAGCTGTGCCTTCAAAAACACATGCCTGGCCATTAAATTCTAGTGATTCCTTGAAACCTAAATAACTACGAGCAAAAACGTTATAGTTTTTTCCTGCCACTGAAATGGAAAACGTTTCAGGATTCTTTTTCCCTTTCAAATCCAAAGTATTTTGGTGCAATGTCCCTCCCAAATCTAAACTACCATAAGAGGCTTGATTTGTACCAAAAATGCCCGTCAAAAAATTGACAGTTATCCAAGAATAAAGTCCTTCTGCTGTTCCAGAAATGATTCTAACATCTACATCTTCTTGGAATAAAAATGGACATTTAGCCTTATCGTGAAACAGTTGTCTAACTTCATCTAATATGGCGTTTGCTTG containing:
- the LOC140942965 gene encoding ectonucleoside triphosphate diphosphohydrolase 5-like isoform X1, with amino-acid sequence MCVARLFCLMASRKKYIRYITYVAHLFCLITSRTRLYNRMRDFILVGLVFALLYVTVTAQHQTGHTEYVILFDAGSSGTRMSIYQFLDSGPSLKPSDVKELDPSTSKIKPGISELADDPSQVEAYMMPLLESAKKTIPQDKQSSTPIYLLATAGMRLVPTDQANAILDEVRKLFHDKAKCPFLFQEDVDARIISGTAEGIYSWITVNFLTGIFGTNQASYGSLDLGGASHQNTWDLKRKKNPETFSISVAGKNYNVFARSYLGYGQDEARERYLESIVKKSDCTENEECAVKSPCHNKGFKESLEFNGQARVFEGTAQVEICEDIIRNLFFCRSLDLKKCPFSNQPRLRGKFYGFSALYYVLTDINAVCSDCQNNFVNPKKIKRHLKSFCGKNYDEINESPYSKSQCFGANYIYELLTEGYRLKPGKKIRIANSLNGFDLDWKMGAVLHNAKILDIKGISKK
- the LOC140942965 gene encoding ectonucleoside triphosphate diphosphohydrolase 5-like isoform X2; this encodes MVSRTRLYNRMRDFILVGLVFALLYVTVTAQHQTGHTEYVILFDAGSSGTRMSIYQFLDSGPSLKPSDVKELDPSTSKIKPGISELADDPSQVEAYMMPLLESAKKTIPQDKQSSTPIYLLATAGMRLVPTDQANAILDEVRKLFHDKAKCPFLFQEDVDARIISGTAEGIYSWITVNFLTGIFGTNQASYGSLDLGGASHQNTWDLKRKKNPETFSISVAGKNYNVFARSYLGYGQDEARERYLESIVKKSDCTENEECAVKSPCHNKGFKESLEFNGQARVFEGTAQVEICEDIIRNLFFCRSLDLKKCPFSNQPRLRGKFYGFSALYYVLTDINAVCSDCQNNFVNPKKIKRHLKSFCGKNYDEINESPYSKSQCFGANYIYELLTEGYRLKPGKKIRIANSLNGFDLDWKMGAVLHNAKILDIKGISKK